The Christensenella timonensis DNA segment TTATACTTGGCATTTTCACCAAAAAATATATTCTTAACAACATCAATATCATCTTGCGTAAAATTTCTCAAATCAGCAGATACAACAGGAATCTCTGTAGTTTCCGGTAAAACAACTTCGGCATTGATGTTAAGAGTCATATGCGAATTATTTGATGTACTTGGTTTATCTAATACCCAACGATCAGGTGCGCCAAGTATTTGAAATAATTGACTATCTGATCCTGTATCTTCATGGGTTGCATTTGAAGAATTATCATTTGTATTCTGCAACTTTCCAACAACTGCTGCTTGCTCTGGTGTAGCCTGACAAGCAGTTGCTAAAAAAACGATACATAGAATGAATATCCCAAAAATCGTATGGCGTTTTGTTTTTAAAGTAATTTTCATGTGGTCATCTCGCTTTCATATACTTGTTTCGGGTTTCTTAAACGCGCAAATTTATTATATACTAGCTAAATATTGGTTAGTTACCCTTGGTTCAACATAGCTTCCATCAATAGCATTTAAAACAATAGAAGATTGTGATTTATATTCTGAATTTGGATAGCCATAATCAAAATAAACTGTCCATGTAGGAATATATTCGCCATCGTCATCCTGTTTATCAGGTGAAAGCAAATCAATCCCTAATTCAAATTTCGTAATATTGATTTCGAGTGCTTCGTCGTCAGGGCTACTTGCTGCAAATATTTTTTGTAAAGAATCTATAGCCCGATCCTTTATTGTATCAACACCCTCAATTTTTTCGGGGTTTTTTTCTTCATCATTTATTTTGCACGCACCCTCATACCATAGCAAACATAAGCCGTTTTCGTTTATGGCAATCTTTAGAAATTCAGGTTCCCAAGGTGCTCCATAATTTGGAGGAACGTCAGGATTCAAATAATATGAACCAGGATAATATATTTTCTGCAATCCATCTATACTCCTAGTAAATGTGAACATCCACCCGAACGAATCAATCTCCCCTCCCAAGACGATAGTGCAAGGTTCTTCGGTAAAGAGAGATAAATCATTTGCTCCAATATCATTTGCATATTCAGAAGCCTGTTCATATGCTGACTCTTTTGAAATTAAAGGTGATTTAGGAGTATAAGCCGAAATTTCTTCATTGATTGAACTTTGAGGATACACTTCTGCATTCATATTTTTTTTATATGCAAAGTTATTATGATTACGCGCAAACGTACATTGTGCTATTGAACCATCGTCTTGTCTTATATAAGCATCGTGATAAACATTCGGCTCAAGTTTTGATATGATTAGGCGTGAATCCGAACTATCATTTGCCGACTTACCTATTGTTGCCCAATCAGAATACATTTCCGTGCTATTAGTAAATTTTTCTACATAAGAAAGAATCTGTTCATCTGTAAAGATTGTTTTTTCTACCTTTGTAATAGAATATGTTTCTATATCAGAGGCTATCATATCTGCGGTTACAGTGATTTTATTTGTTGGGACGATATCTGGATTGCTACAAGCTGCAACAACAAGCGTAAAACTTACAATCAAAATTACAATTATAAAAATATATTTGTTTTTTTTACCCATAATCGCTCATCCTTATCAAATATAGAAAGCAAGTAAAAAAATTCTTAATTATTTTCTATTTAATTTGTTGTTAGCGGCTTTTCAGCCGCTAACAACAAATCGGTCTAATAGATTAGCAATATGTTACTCCGCTACTGAAAATAAGATAATCACTCGAACTGGAACTAGCAATACTCATTTTGATATTTACACCAGACGGATAAGATGTAAAATCAGCCAGCCAATTTCCGGTGCGTACTATTTCTGGAGAAAGTACAGTGCAAGCCGTGCC contains these protein-coding regions:
- a CDS encoding DUF6034 family protein, translating into MGKKNKYIFIIVILIVSFTLVVAACSNPDIVPTNKITVTADMIASDIETYSITKVEKTIFTDEQILSYVEKFTNSTEMYSDWATIGKSANDSSDSRLIISKLEPNVYHDAYIRQDDGSIAQCTFARNHNNFAYKKNMNAEVYPQSSINEEISAYTPKSPLISKESAYEQASEYANDIGANDLSLFTEEPCTIVLGGEIDSFGWMFTFTRSIDGLQKIYYPGSYYLNPDVPPNYGAPWEPEFLKIAINENGLCLLWYEGACKINDEEKNPEKIEGVDTIKDRAIDSLQKIFAASSPDDEALEINITKFELGIDLLSPDKQDDDGEYIPTWTVYFDYGYPNSEYKSQSSIVLNAIDGSYVEPRVTNQYLASI